The Nitrospira tepida genome includes a window with the following:
- a CDS encoding sugar phosphate nucleotidyltransferase encodes MTHDRTHLWAIVLAGGEGERLKPYVRECYGTDRPKQFCSFAGRHTLVEETVLRAETFLPPEQVLVVGTEHHLPYLLECLGQRPPGTILIQPESRGTALGVLLPLAHILDRDPNAVIALLPSDHFIRPHERLVEAVANAEAFLAADAADHIVLLGAEPASPEPDYGWIKRGVTRSRIGGQTFESVAGFVEKPSREQARSLLADGWLWNTGMLVSRASVLLQVMCAGLPELTAGSMLLRRFIGTDWEHAVTAEIYRTVPSLNFSTAVLSRQTHRLALLPLTQMSWCDWGTKERILQTLSQHPELPRPYGVPSFAAYRREVATR; translated from the coding sequence ATGACGCACGACCGCACACACCTGTGGGCCATTGTCTTAGCGGGCGGGGAAGGGGAACGGCTGAAACCCTATGTCCGGGAGTGCTACGGAACGGACCGGCCCAAACAGTTTTGCTCGTTCGCCGGCCGTCACACGCTGGTCGAGGAGACCGTGCTCAGGGCCGAAACGTTTTTGCCACCGGAGCAGGTGCTGGTCGTCGGGACCGAGCACCATCTCCCGTACCTGTTGGAGTGTCTGGGCCAACGGCCTCCGGGCACGATCCTCATTCAACCGGAAAGCCGCGGCACCGCCCTGGGCGTGCTGCTGCCGCTGGCGCATATTCTGGATCGCGATCCGAACGCCGTGATCGCCCTGTTGCCGTCCGACCATTTCATTCGCCCGCATGAACGGCTGGTGGAGGCTGTGGCGAACGCCGAGGCCTTTCTGGCGGCGGATGCCGCCGATCACATCGTCCTGCTTGGGGCGGAACCGGCGTCGCCGGAGCCCGATTACGGCTGGATCAAGCGAGGCGTCACGCGGAGCCGCATCGGCGGGCAGACGTTCGAAAGCGTCGCCGGCTTTGTGGAGAAGCCGTCGCGCGAACAGGCGCGCAGCCTGCTGGCGGACGGATGGCTCTGGAACACCGGCATGCTCGTGAGCCGCGCCTCGGTGCTCCTGCAGGTGATGTGCGCCGGCTTGCCGGAATTGACCGCCGGCTCGATGCTGCTCCGCCGGTTCATCGGCACGGATTGGGAACATGCCGTCACGGCGGAAATCTATCGCACCGTGCCGTCGTTGAATTTCTCCACCGCCGTGCTCTCCCGACAGACCCATCGTCTGGCGCTGTTGCCGCTCACGCAGATGTCATGGTGCGACTGGGGCACCAAAGAGCGCATTCTCCAAACGCTCTCCCAGCACCCGGAGCTGCCACGACCGTACGGCGTCCCTTCGTTTGCGGCTTATCGCCGGGAAGTCGCGACCAGGTAA
- a CDS encoding Hpt domain-containing protein translates to MNRNEPGCARADEPAGGTAHDSAARPAEGAQTVVRIDRDFAPMIPRFMDNRRKELTAMREAAARGEYETVSKLAHGIKGAGGSYGFDELTASAAALEQAAKAGHGAAVLEGLAAIERYLATIDVQYVTPEESR, encoded by the coding sequence ATGAACCGAAACGAACCGGGGTGCGCAAGGGCCGACGAACCGGCGGGCGGGACAGCCCATGACTCGGCGGCCCGGCCGGCAGAGGGAGCGCAGACCGTCGTGCGCATCGACCGGGACTTTGCGCCGATGATCCCGAGATTCATGGACAACCGTCGCAAGGAGCTGACCGCCATGCGTGAGGCGGCCGCGCGGGGCGAGTACGAAACCGTGAGCAAACTGGCTCACGGCATCAAGGGCGCGGGCGGAAGCTACGGATTCGACGAGTTGACGGCATCGGCTGCGGCTCTCGAGCAAGCGGCGAAGGCGGGCCATGGCGCGGCGGTCCTCGAGGGCCTGGCAGCGATTGAACGGTATCTGGCGACGATCGATGTGCAATACGTAACGCCTGAGGAGAGCCGATGA
- a CDS encoding DUF1800 domain-containing protein: MAMTFEDARHLLARTGFGGTPDEIRQWSAWDRNQAVAKLLDQATTRAVTASPAWINRLPPAPAERKQMGQAEKKAFREERKEESLELKAWWYRELLATPSPLTERMTLFWHNHFTSSFQKVKWPPFLYRQNVLFRSQALGSFRELLSAVAKDPAMLLYLDTQQNQKDRPNENFARELFELFTLGEGRYSEQDIKEAARCFTGWHVDRRTGTFRMNQARHDHGIKRLFGRTGPFMGDDVLRMTLEQSHVAVHLTQKLWKEFVSDQPDPQETERLADLFRRSDYRIKTLLQALLTTPQFWASENRGILIKSPVELLVGTMRLFNLPLPDQISLVRAGRRLGQDLFDPPNVKGWPGGVRWITTATLPARWHMLQQSIRGHEVGHRHGESMGMGGDMGDGNGMADWLATEPEEILQVTLLPIPPVRLLDPGEDRRQVVRQLVLDPAYQLK; the protein is encoded by the coding sequence ATGGCCATGACCTTTGAGGACGCCCGCCATCTGTTGGCCCGAACCGGATTCGGTGGCACGCCGGATGAGATCCGCCAATGGAGCGCCTGGGATCGGAACCAGGCCGTCGCCAAGCTACTCGACCAAGCGACCACCAGAGCCGTGACGGCATCCCCGGCTTGGATCAATCGGCTTCCGCCCGCGCCGGCCGAGCGCAAACAGATGGGCCAGGCCGAAAAGAAAGCCTTTCGCGAAGAGCGAAAAGAAGAGAGCCTCGAACTCAAGGCCTGGTGGTATCGGGAACTGCTCGCCACTCCCTCCCCACTGACCGAGCGGATGACCCTCTTCTGGCACAACCACTTCACGTCCAGCTTCCAAAAGGTCAAATGGCCGCCGTTTCTCTATCGGCAGAACGTGCTGTTTCGCTCCCAGGCACTGGGATCCTTTCGGGAACTGCTGTCGGCCGTCGCCAAGGACCCGGCCATGCTGCTGTACCTCGACACCCAGCAGAATCAGAAAGACCGGCCCAACGAAAATTTCGCGCGCGAGCTATTTGAGTTGTTTACGCTCGGCGAGGGCCGCTACAGCGAGCAGGACATCAAGGAGGCGGCGCGCTGTTTCACCGGCTGGCACGTGGATCGGCGGACCGGCACTTTCCGCATGAATCAAGCGAGGCACGATCACGGGATCAAGCGCCTGTTCGGCCGCACCGGCCCCTTCATGGGCGACGATGTGTTGCGCATGACCTTGGAACAGTCTCATGTTGCCGTCCACCTCACGCAGAAGCTCTGGAAGGAGTTCGTGTCCGACCAGCCCGATCCACAGGAGACCGAACGCCTCGCCGACCTCTTCCGTCGCAGCGACTACCGTATCAAGACGCTGCTCCAGGCCCTCCTGACGACGCCGCAGTTCTGGGCGAGCGAGAACCGTGGCATCCTCATCAAATCTCCGGTCGAGTTGCTGGTCGGCACGATGCGGCTCTTCAACCTTCCCCTCCCGGACCAGATCTCGCTCGTGCGGGCGGGACGCCGCCTCGGGCAGGACCTGTTCGATCCGCCCAATGTGAAAGGGTGGCCCGGCGGCGTCAGGTGGATCACCACCGCGACGCTCCCGGCCCGATGGCACATGCTGCAACAGAGCATTCGCGGGCATGAAGTGGGGCACAGGCATGGGGAGAGCATGGGCATGGGAGGGGATATGGGTGATGGAAACGGCATGGCCGACTGGCTCGCCACCGAGCCGGAGGAGATCCTTCAGGTCACGCTGCTCCCGATTCCACCGGTGCGACTACTTGATCCGGGAGAAGACCGCCGACAGGTCGTCCGTCAGTTGGTGCTTGATCCGGCCTATCAGTTGAAATGA
- a CDS encoding ATP-binding protein, whose product MREKLARLFRNLPIERKLLLASVIPLAALIMLSLVTYQSVEVFSHDEDELQRIYQAQALSSEYMRLAVDLETGFRGYTLTNQDSFLRPFQTAREGILILGNMLEGLVSEDPSQRAMIEEVQALVEQMVREKEALIQQLKAGRQEEAEHYIEEGQGRVLMAGIRNGMAQFTALQRNLLNARLASVSLDRTSLLYVVLWGGALTLGLTVLALHLVARSITGPLIGLARAVGGAPSGAVPAVPVLERQDEIGHLTQVMHAMSVQIKEHLSKLEESEAELRGVNQDLSASEAKYRSLVDHAPFGIFTTKGMSITFSNRYNQTLAGLDPDDQMNPDMFRHSIHPSDRQRVLTEFAQAIEQDRPCETVFRFLQKDGTVRKVLSRRIPIKDAAGQTIMYQGFNIDITALDLLQERLSRSERLATLGQVAAGIAHEIRNPLVGIGSTTALLMDDTPQSDPRHAELGIILRETRRLDRIVNQIIDYARPREVAPITFAVEDLLGETVKVLEASLAAKRIEVAKEVPPGGLTLHADRDQLKQVLLNLIQNAVDASPEGGRVTLSAFSMPGDRGPGLVLKVADAGCGIHSEDLAHAFEPFFTKGKHRGTGLGLAICRNIIEAHGGDIQLTSEVGKGTSARIWLPVRQDVTVIEG is encoded by the coding sequence ATGCGAGAGAAGCTCGCCCGCCTGTTTCGCAATCTTCCCATCGAACGCAAGCTCCTTCTTGCTTCCGTCATCCCCCTTGCGGCGCTCATCATGCTGAGCCTGGTGACCTATCAGAGCGTGGAGGTGTTCTCCCACGACGAGGACGAGCTGCAACGCATCTATCAGGCCCAGGCCCTCTCCTCCGAATACATGCGGCTGGCGGTGGACTTGGAAACCGGCTTCCGCGGCTACACCTTGACGAACCAGGACAGTTTTCTCCGTCCCTTCCAAACCGCCCGCGAGGGCATCCTCATCCTGGGCAACATGCTGGAAGGGCTGGTCAGCGAAGACCCGTCGCAGCGGGCGATGATCGAGGAGGTCCAAGCCCTCGTCGAGCAGATGGTGCGGGAGAAGGAAGCGCTGATTCAGCAATTGAAGGCGGGACGGCAGGAGGAAGCCGAGCACTACATCGAGGAAGGCCAGGGGCGAGTCCTGATGGCGGGCATCCGAAACGGCATGGCGCAATTCACGGCGCTCCAACGGAATCTGCTGAACGCCAGGCTGGCGAGCGTCAGCCTGGACCGGACGTCGTTGCTGTACGTGGTGCTGTGGGGAGGGGCGCTGACGTTGGGCCTGACGGTCCTGGCGCTGCACCTGGTCGCCCGGTCCATCACCGGACCGCTGATCGGTCTGGCCCGGGCCGTCGGAGGCGCGCCGTCCGGGGCTGTGCCAGCCGTTCCCGTCCTGGAGCGGCAGGACGAAATCGGACACCTGACCCAAGTCATGCATGCGATGAGCGTGCAGATCAAGGAACACCTGTCGAAACTGGAAGAATCGGAAGCCGAGCTGCGGGGGGTCAACCAGGACCTGTCCGCCTCCGAGGCGAAATACCGCAGCCTGGTCGACCACGCGCCGTTCGGCATCTTCACCACCAAGGGCATGAGCATCACTTTCAGCAACCGGTACAACCAGACCCTGGCCGGTCTGGACCCGGATGACCAGATGAACCCCGACATGTTCCGCCATTCCATCCATCCCTCGGACCGCCAGCGCGTGTTGACGGAATTCGCCCAGGCGATCGAGCAGGATCGGCCCTGCGAGACCGTGTTTCGGTTTCTGCAGAAGGACGGGACGGTCCGCAAGGTGCTGAGCCGCCGCATTCCGATCAAGGACGCGGCGGGTCAAACCATCATGTATCAGGGATTCAACATCGACATCACGGCCTTGGACCTCTTGCAGGAACGGTTGAGCCGCTCGGAACGGTTGGCGACATTGGGCCAGGTGGCGGCCGGCATCGCGCACGAGATCCGAAATCCGCTCGTGGGGATCGGCTCCACGACGGCCTTGCTGATGGATGATACGCCGCAGTCGGATCCGCGCCATGCGGAGTTGGGGATTATCCTGCGTGAAACCAGACGGCTCGACCGCATCGTGAACCAGATCATCGACTATGCGCGGCCTCGGGAAGTGGCCCCGATCACCTTTGCGGTTGAGGACCTGCTCGGCGAAACAGTGAAGGTGCTGGAGGCGTCCCTGGCGGCCAAGCGAATCGAGGTGGCGAAGGAGGTGCCGCCCGGCGGGCTCACGCTGCACGCGGATCGCGATCAACTCAAGCAGGTGCTGCTGAACCTGATCCAAAACGCCGTCGACGCTTCCCCGGAAGGCGGGCGCGTCACCCTTAGCGCGTTCTCGATGCCGGGCGACCGCGGCCCCGGCCTGGTGCTCAAGGTCGCCGATGCCGGTTGCGGAATTCACAGCGAGGATCTGGCCCATGCGTTCGAGCCCTTTTTCACGAAGGGCAAGCATCGCGGCACCGGACTGGGATTGGCCATTTGCCGCAACATCATCGAAGCGCACGGGGGCGACATCCAACTCACCAGCGAGGTCGGCAAGGGCACCAGCGCCAGGATTTGGCTGCCCGTCCGCCAGGACGTGACGGTCATCGAGGGGTAG
- a CDS encoding YheT family hydrolase: MTLFPRLFPRRGLLRGLPIEPRLFRVAEDSQVLGFCHWQPRRSTAHTVVLLHGLEGCSESQYMQGFAAKAYRAGMNVIRLNQRNCCETEHLTPTLYNSSLSGDIRAVLMELAEQDGLEQLWAVGWSMGGNLVLKMAGEAGTTMPALRGVFGVCPVIDPEACVQALERRANWIYEQHFVIRLKARIHHKAKLFPGRYSTAPLARISRLRQFDHLYTAPDAGFSSAEEYYDRAGARHVASNIRVPTLIITSCDDPFVPFSIFETEAVRGNPQIRVLATRHGGHCAFVQRRHPEEDGHWAEHRIVEAMLRQSS, from the coding sequence ATGACGCTGTTCCCGCGTCTCTTTCCCAGGCGAGGGCTGCTCCGGGGCCTGCCGATCGAACCCCGTCTCTTTCGGGTGGCGGAAGACAGTCAGGTGCTCGGGTTCTGCCATTGGCAGCCCCGTCGCTCGACCGCCCATACCGTGGTCCTGTTGCACGGCCTCGAAGGGTGCAGCGAATCCCAATATATGCAGGGGTTTGCCGCCAAGGCCTATAGGGCTGGCATGAACGTCATTCGCCTGAACCAGCGGAATTGTTGCGAGACCGAGCACCTGACCCCGACGCTGTACAACAGTTCGTTGAGCGGCGACATCCGTGCCGTCCTTATGGAACTCGCCGAGCAGGACGGGCTGGAGCAGCTCTGGGCCGTCGGCTGGTCCATGGGAGGCAATCTGGTGCTCAAGATGGCCGGCGAAGCGGGAACGACCATGCCGGCGCTTCGAGGGGTATTCGGGGTATGCCCGGTGATCGACCCGGAGGCCTGCGTCCAAGCGTTGGAGCGGCGCGCCAATTGGATCTATGAGCAGCACTTCGTCATCCGGCTGAAGGCCAGGATCCATCACAAGGCCAAGCTGTTTCCCGGCCGCTACAGCACGGCCCCGCTCGCCCGCATCTCCCGGCTGCGGCAGTTCGATCACCTGTACACGGCGCCGGACGCCGGCTTTTCCAGCGCGGAGGAATACTACGATCGGGCCGGCGCCAGGCACGTGGCGTCCAACATTCGTGTGCCGACCCTGATCATCACCTCCTGCGACGACCCCTTCGTGCCCTTCTCGATTTTCGAGACGGAGGCGGTGCGGGGGAATCCTCAAATCAGGGTTCTCGCCACCCGACACGGGGGCCATTGCGCCTTTGTGCAAAGGCGGCATCCGGAAGAGGACGGTCACTGGGCGGAGCACCGGATCGTCGAGGCGATGCTGCGTCAGTCCAGCTAA
- a CDS encoding response regulator transcription factor, with translation MTTPDTPSPTPEEAIRPLLLMAEDEEDTASLLQFLLERAGYVVLHARDGMEAQGLVDTHDHLDLILLDINLPFINGLDVLTHIRRKPGWERVPVIMLTADGSEQDVRQALRAGANDYILKPFNPRELTVRLDRFRKYLV, from the coding sequence ATGACGACACCGGATACGCCGAGCCCGACGCCGGAGGAGGCCATCAGGCCGCTGTTGCTGATGGCGGAGGATGAGGAGGATACGGCGAGCCTGCTCCAGTTCCTGCTGGAGCGGGCCGGCTATGTGGTCCTGCATGCGAGAGATGGGATGGAAGCGCAGGGACTCGTGGATACGCACGATCATCTCGATCTGATTCTGCTCGACATCAACCTGCCCTTCATCAACGGGCTGGATGTGCTCACCCATATCAGGAGGAAGCCGGGGTGGGAGCGGGTCCCCGTGATTATGCTGACCGCAGACGGCTCCGAGCAGGACGTGCGACAGGCGCTCCGTGCCGGCGCCAACGATTATATCCTCAAGCCCTTCAATCCCCGCGAATTGACCGTCCGCCTCGACCGGTTTCGCAAGTATCTTGTCTAA
- a CDS encoding PAS domain S-box protein translates to MMVAPLPEDEAQRLKALNRYEILDTEAEPAFDDLARLAAQICETPIALISLVDPCRQWFKAKTGLSACETSRDMAFCAHAILQRDLLIVPDALADERFADNPLVTGEPKIRFYAGAPLVTEDGYALGTLCVIDRTPRHLSGEQRAAMAALGRQVMSQMELRLRNRELRRSVAAERAARAAEARLRFAIDRSPEGVALLDREGRLTYLNHAFAELYGFDVAQLTGRSWQTLFSPAWVATVEQTILPVLCQRRTWQGEVMGERKSRKAVALDCSLSLLSEEDQEVWLLWTCQDITERKHALEEMKRAQQSLLDHQRNLNEAQRLAHLGSWEWDIATGAELWSNELYRIFGYEPGAIQPCYEVFVATLHEEDRDRVLAAVDRAIHEDAPYDLTCRVNRTDGVVRFIHCQGTVIRDRARRPQKMVGTAQDVTERVNTEDALRRQTARVSAIFDHAVDGILTIDEQGLVESFNPAAEEIFGYGAKDIIGETVARLLPDPHRSLCGRLLVQYLAEQPQGPPGCRREILGRRRNGAVFSLEISISEMMIGGCRLWTGFVRDITEWKRSDDALRISEARTRLIIDTALNAVIGMDAAGYVMEWNRKAESMFGWGRDEACGRLLADLIIPRRFRQAHMAGLRRFLEAGETRMMNRQVETTALRRDGTEFPVELAVTSAEVAGQTCFHAFLSDITERKRIEEALRMSEERFHLAVKGSSDGIWDWNVVTNEFYYSPRFKELLGYADHEMASRFDSFTTYAHSDDRDRVLSALYDHLYMKTPFDVEIRLLKKPGAYGWFRIRGQAIWDEAGKPVRMAGSLTDIHKAKSAEEDLAKAAVELEGQNLLLMEARDQALAATQAKSDFLAAMSHEIRTPMNAIVGMADLLAESQLTQEQQAYVRRLSRAAAGLLDLINDVLDLSKIESGYLELESITFDLPDLIETTADMLAVRAHAKGLELVTDIDPALPAKVCGDPTRLRQILVNLVGNAIKFTERGEVVIRARREAESSEPDRFQFSVTDTGIGIAEDKLQAIFERFTQADSSTTRRYGGTGLGLAISKKLAELMGGTIRAESLAGLGATFHVTVRLPPVTMPESEPDGRQPDLAGRRILVVDGNHSVRHVVRQAVTHLNGDVIEAPDGPTALDVLRRSRETGQPVHLLIVDRLVAAPSGLPLADEMRASPEFIGLPAILLASSCGSGEEAPAAAAGMSACLSKPVRRQALVSLILSRLGSASGTDSESPRTREEQVTPPDLVPLRILVAEDLEDNREVIRLFLKDRPWSLDFAENGVAAVQRFKAAAYDLVFMDVQMPELDGYDATRMMREWEQVQGRPRTPIVALTANALREEVEKSLAAGCDAHMTKPIKKKTLLAAVARYGLRLEDQGALP, encoded by the coding sequence ATGATGGTCGCCCCGCTGCCGGAAGACGAAGCACAGCGCCTGAAGGCGTTGAACCGGTACGAGATCCTCGATACCGAAGCCGAACCGGCCTTTGATGATCTCGCACGGCTGGCCGCTCAGATCTGCGAGACGCCGATCGCGTTGATCAGCCTGGTCGATCCTTGCCGGCAGTGGTTCAAGGCGAAGACCGGCCTCTCCGCCTGCGAGACCTCCCGCGACATGGCCTTCTGCGCCCATGCCATCCTCCAGCGAGATCTGTTGATCGTGCCGGATGCGCTGGCGGACGAGCGGTTTGCCGACAATCCGTTGGTCACGGGCGAGCCGAAGATCCGGTTTTACGCCGGAGCGCCTCTGGTGACGGAGGACGGCTATGCCCTGGGCACCCTTTGCGTCATCGATCGGACGCCCAGACACCTGTCCGGCGAGCAGCGGGCGGCCATGGCGGCGTTGGGCCGGCAGGTGATGAGCCAAATGGAACTCCGCCTGCGGAATCGGGAATTGCGCCGTAGCGTCGCCGCCGAACGCGCAGCCCGGGCGGCGGAGGCGAGGTTGCGCTTTGCGATCGACCGCAGTCCTGAGGGTGTGGCGCTCCTGGATCGAGAGGGCCGCTTGACCTATCTCAACCACGCCTTTGCGGAGCTGTACGGGTTCGACGTGGCTCAATTGACGGGTCGATCCTGGCAGACGTTGTTTTCGCCGGCCTGGGTGGCCACCGTTGAACAGACCATTCTCCCGGTGCTCTGCCAACGCCGGACCTGGCAGGGCGAAGTCATGGGGGAGCGGAAGTCCCGAAAGGCCGTCGCGCTCGACTGTTCCCTGTCGCTCTTGTCCGAGGAGGATCAGGAGGTCTGGCTGCTTTGGACCTGTCAGGACATCACCGAGCGAAAGCACGCGCTCGAAGAGATGAAGCGGGCGCAGCAATCGCTGCTGGACCATCAGCGGAATCTGAACGAGGCGCAGCGGCTGGCGCATTTGGGCAGTTGGGAATGGGACATCGCGACGGGCGCTGAGCTGTGGTCGAACGAGCTCTATCGTATCTTCGGGTATGAGCCGGGAGCCATACAGCCGTGTTATGAAGTGTTCGTGGCGACACTGCACGAGGAGGATAGGGATCGTGTATTGGCGGCTGTCGACCGGGCGATTCACGAGGACGCGCCTTACGACCTAACCTGTCGCGTGAACCGGACGGACGGCGTCGTCCGCTTCATCCACTGCCAAGGAACCGTGATCCGCGATCGGGCCCGTAGGCCTCAGAAGATGGTCGGAACCGCGCAGGACGTCACAGAGCGGGTGAATACCGAGGATGCCTTGCGGCGCCAGACCGCCCGCGTGAGCGCGATCTTTGACCACGCGGTCGATGGCATTCTCACGATCGACGAGCAGGGCCTGGTGGAATCGTTCAATCCGGCGGCTGAGGAGATCTTCGGATACGGCGCGAAGGACATCATAGGCGAGACCGTTGCGCGATTGCTGCCGGATCCCCATCGGAGCCTGTGCGGCCGCTTGCTCGTGCAGTACTTGGCCGAACAGCCCCAAGGGCCGCCCGGCTGTCGGCGGGAGATCTTGGGTCGCAGGAGGAACGGCGCCGTGTTTTCGTTGGAAATCTCGATCAGCGAAATGATGATCGGGGGGTGCCGTTTGTGGACGGGGTTCGTGCGCGATATCACGGAGTGGAAACGCTCGGACGACGCGCTGCGGATCAGCGAGGCGCGGACGAGGCTCATCATCGATACCGCGCTCAACGCCGTCATCGGGATGGATGCGGCGGGTTACGTGATGGAATGGAATCGGAAAGCCGAGTCGATGTTTGGGTGGGGGCGTGACGAGGCCTGCGGTAGGTTGCTGGCCGATCTGATCATCCCGCGGCGATTCCGGCAGGCCCACATGGCCGGGCTGCGGCGATTCCTGGAGGCCGGTGAAACCAGGATGATGAACAGGCAGGTCGAGACGACGGCGCTGCGACGGGACGGAACCGAATTCCCCGTCGAGCTGGCGGTGACGTCGGCCGAGGTCGCGGGGCAGACCTGTTTTCACGCCTTTCTATCGGACATCACGGAGCGCAAGCGGATCGAGGAAGCGCTGCGGATGAGCGAGGAGCGGTTTCACCTGGCCGTGAAGGGATCGAGCGACGGGATCTGGGATTGGAACGTGGTGACCAACGAGTTCTACTACTCGCCCCGGTTCAAAGAACTCCTGGGTTACGCGGATCACGAAATGGCCTCCCGGTTCGACAGTTTCACGACGTATGCGCACTCCGACGACCGAGACCGGGTGTTGAGCGCCCTGTACGATCACCTCTACATGAAAACACCGTTCGATGTGGAGATCCGGCTGCTGAAAAAGCCGGGCGCCTACGGCTGGTTCCGGATCAGAGGGCAGGCCATTTGGGATGAAGCCGGCAAGCCGGTGCGCATGGCTGGCTCGTTGACCGACATTCACAAGGCCAAGAGCGCCGAAGAGGATCTGGCCAAGGCGGCGGTGGAATTGGAGGGGCAGAACTTGCTGCTTATGGAGGCACGGGACCAGGCCTTGGCCGCGACACAGGCCAAGAGCGATTTCTTGGCCGCCATGAGCCATGAAATTCGGACGCCCATGAACGCGATCGTCGGCATGGCTGATCTCCTGGCGGAGAGCCAGCTGACACAGGAGCAACAGGCCTATGTCCGGCGGCTCTCCCGCGCGGCAGCCGGCCTGCTGGATCTGATCAACGACGTCCTGGATCTGTCCAAAATCGAGTCAGGGTACTTGGAGTTGGAGAGCATCACCTTCGACCTGCCGGACCTGATCGAGACGACGGCCGACATGTTGGCCGTGCGCGCCCATGCCAAGGGGCTGGAGCTGGTGACCGATATCGACCCGGCGCTTCCGGCGAAGGTCTGCGGCGATCCGACCAGGCTCAGACAAATCCTGGTGAACCTGGTCGGCAACGCGATCAAATTCACGGAACGGGGTGAAGTGGTCATTCGGGCGAGGCGCGAGGCCGAATCCTCGGAGCCGGACCGGTTCCAGTTCAGCGTCACCGACACCGGCATTGGGATTGCCGAAGACAAGCTGCAGGCGATCTTTGAGCGGTTTACCCAGGCGGATTCCTCCACGACCCGTCGGTATGGGGGCACCGGCCTCGGGTTGGCGATCAGCAAGAAGCTGGCGGAATTGATGGGGGGGACCATTCGGGCCGAGAGCCTGGCCGGGCTGGGTGCTACGTTCCACGTCACGGTGCGGCTGCCGCCGGTGACCATGCCGGAATCTGAACCGGACGGGCGTCAGCCCGATCTGGCGGGACGCCGCATCTTGGTGGTGGATGGCAACCACAGCGTGCGCCATGTCGTCCGGCAGGCGGTGACGCATCTGAACGGAGACGTCATCGAGGCGCCAGATGGGCCGACGGCCTTGGACGTCCTGCGCCGATCCCGCGAGACCGGCCAGCCGGTGCATCTGCTGATCGTCGACCGGCTGGTGGCCGCACCGTCCGGTCTTCCCTTGGCGGACGAGATGAGGGCCTCGCCGGAATTCATCGGCCTGCCGGCTATCCTGCTGGCCTCCTCCTGCGGGAGCGGAGAAGAGGCGCCAGCCGCGGCAGCCGGAATGTCAGCCTGTCTGAGCAAGCCGGTTCGCCGCCAGGCGCTGGTAAGCCTCATCCTGAGCCGGTTGGGATCGGCTTCAGGTACGGATTCTGAGTCGCCGCGGACGCGAGAGGAGCAGGTAACCCCGCCCGATCTTGTACCGCTTCGCATCCTGGTTGCCGAGGATCTGGAGGACAACCGGGAGGTGATCCGCCTGTTTCTCAAGGATCGGCCGTGGAGCTTGGACTTTGCCGAGAACGGCGTGGCGGCGGTGCAGCGGTTCAAGGCGGCGGCCTATGATCTGGTGTTCATGGACGTTCAGATGCCGGAGCTGGACGGCTACGATGCGACCAGGATGATGCGGGAGTGGGAACAGGTCCAGGGGCGCCCGCGCACCCCGATCGTGGCGCTGACCGCGAATGCGCTTCGGGAGGAAGTCGAGAAGAGTCTTGCCGCCGGCTGCGACGCGCACATGACCAAACCCATCAAGAAGAAGACATTGCTCGCCGCGGTTGCCCGATACGGGCTTCGTCTCGAGGACCAAGGAGCGCTTCCATGA